From the Myripristis murdjan chromosome 14, fMyrMur1.1, whole genome shotgun sequence genome, one window contains:
- the emc6 gene encoding ER membrane protein complex subunit 6 — MAAVVAKREGPQFISEVAVRGNAAVLDYCRTSVSALSGATAGILGLTGLYGFIFYFLASFLLSLLLILKAGRRWNKCFKSRRLLFTGGLVGGLFTYVLFWTFLYGMVHVY; from the coding sequence ATGGCAGCGGTCGTCGCCAAACGAGAGGGGCCGCAGTTCATCAGCGAAGTCGCTGTGAGGGGAAACGCCGCTGTGCTGGACTATTGCCGCACGTCGGTGTCAGCTCTGTCTGGGGCCACGGCCGGCATCCTCGGCCTGACGGGACTATACGGCTTCATCTTTTACTTCCTCGCCTcgttcctcctctccctgctgctcaTACTCAAGGCAGGACGCAGGTGGAACAAGTGCTTCAAATCCCGGCGCCTGCTCTTCACTGGCGGTCTTGTAGGAGGCCTTTTCACTTACGTCCTGTTCTGGACTTTCCTCTATGGAATGGTGCATGTATACTAG